One part of the Francisella adeliensis genome encodes these proteins:
- a CDS encoding peptidoglycan D,D-transpeptidase FtsI family protein, translated as MSSYSPKFRHLIVIIMLVISFAVLFSKLVYMETGQHQKLKQEGDNRSDRSVVIKSYRGIILDRNGDPLAISTPVDTIWVDPFYIKASSPKLAKIMQTLDLAKSTQEKIKRQVKKREGRSGFVYLKRKVQPYVAQEIYLMHIPGIHIEREFKRYYPLAQVASHIVGFTNVDGKGQEGLELEFNKFLTGTDGYFEYKKDLHGGVASKAQDKFIAPKNGQNLQLSIDSRLQYVAYKYLKEGVISSNSDAGSVIVENIRTGEILAMANYPSYNPNSMADAFPENRRNRAVTDVFELGSVMKTFSAATALTYGDDYTPEEPIINTHPGHYRIGKNTVRDFRDYGELDLRHILMKSSNVGISRMILGLTDPTILESSLRKFGFGDKTGIQLPGEREGFVPVKDKWGDFQLATLSFGYGMNATDMQLVAGASAIANDGNYIKPTILKRRVGEEVDSRPIVTKKVSKEMLSMMQSVVEGSGGTGSKGIIPLYHVAGKTGTARKLSGGTYGANYLASFIGISPASDPEIAVAVTIDNPKGDSYGGGSVAAPVFAKVALNSLQILGVKPDKL; from the coding sequence ATGAGTAGCTACAGTCCTAAATTTAGGCATTTAATAGTCATAATAATGCTTGTAATAAGTTTTGCCGTACTTTTTTCAAAGCTTGTTTATATGGAAACAGGTCAGCATCAGAAGCTTAAGCAAGAAGGTGATAATCGTAGTGATAGAAGTGTTGTTATTAAGTCGTATAGAGGGATTATATTAGATAGAAATGGCGATCCTCTAGCTATTAGTACACCGGTTGACACTATATGGGTTGACCCTTTTTATATTAAAGCATCTAGCCCAAAGCTTGCAAAGATTATGCAAACATTAGACCTGGCAAAGTCAACGCAGGAAAAAATCAAGCGACAAGTAAAGAAGCGAGAAGGTAGGAGTGGATTTGTATATCTTAAAAGAAAAGTTCAACCCTATGTGGCTCAAGAAATATACTTAATGCATATTCCAGGAATTCATATTGAGCGTGAATTCAAACGTTATTATCCGTTAGCTCAAGTAGCATCACATATAGTTGGTTTTACTAATGTGGACGGTAAAGGTCAAGAAGGTCTGGAGTTAGAGTTTAATAAGTTTCTTACAGGAACAGATGGTTATTTTGAGTATAAAAAGGATCTACATGGCGGTGTGGCATCAAAAGCGCAAGATAAATTTATTGCTCCTAAAAATGGTCAAAACTTGCAGCTGAGTATTGATTCAAGATTGCAGTATGTAGCTTACAAATACCTTAAAGAAGGTGTGATTAGTAGTAACTCTGATGCTGGATCAGTTATAGTTGAAAATATTCGTACAGGCGAGATACTTGCGATGGCTAACTATCCTTCATATAACCCTAATAGTATGGCTGATGCATTTCCTGAAAATCGTCGTAATAGAGCGGTAACAGATGTTTTTGAGTTAGGTTCTGTGATGAAAACATTTTCAGCAGCTACAGCCCTTACTTATGGGGATGACTACACGCCTGAAGAACCTATTATAAATACTCATCCAGGTCATTATCGTATTGGCAAAAACACAGTTCGAGATTTTAGAGATTATGGTGAGTTAGATCTTCGACATATTCTGATGAAATCTAGTAACGTTGGTATTTCAAGAATGATATTAGGCTTAACGGACCCGACTATTTTAGAGTCATCTTTACGTAAATTTGGTTTTGGTGATAAAACAGGTATACAGCTTCCAGGAGAACGAGAAGGATTTGTGCCTGTTAAAGATAAGTGGGGTGATTTCCAACTTGCTACATTATCTTTTGGTTATGGTATGAATGCTACTGATATGCAACTAGTTGCAGGAGCATCTGCTATTGCAAATGATGGTAACTATATAAAACCAACAATTTTGAAAAGAAGAGTTGGGGAGGAGGTTGATTCTCGGCCTATAGTTACAAAAAAAGTATCAAAAGAGATGCTTAGTATGATGCAGTCAGTTGTAGAAGGTTCTGGTGGAACAGGTTCTAAGGGAATTATCCCACTATATCATGTGGCTGGTAAAACAGGTACAGCACGTAAGCTTTCTGGTGGTACTTATGGGGCAAATTATCTGGCAAGTTTTATTGGTATAAGTCCAGCTAGTGATCCTGAGATAGCTGTTGCTGTGACCATTGATAATCCCAAAGGTGATAGTTATGGTGGCGGTTCAGTTGCAGCGCCTGTTTTTGCTAAAGTGGCGTTAAATAGCTTGCAAATATTAGGAGTTAAACCTGATAAGCTTTAA
- the pnp gene encoding polyribonucleotide nucleotidyltransferase, whose amino-acid sequence MKIYKEVFELGDKEITIETGGMARQADGSVTVSCGSNVVLVTTVVKKSVAPGQDFFPLSVHYLEKTYAAGKIPGGFLRREGRPSEEQILISRLIDRSIRPSFPDGFFNEIQIVATVISYDGSFSPDMLALIGASASLALTGAPYEDIIAGVRVGFVNGKYTLNPNKEDLKESALDLVVSGTDDAILMVESEAKSLPESVMLGGILYAHKHLKTIISSITKLAKVAAKPAMEYTVYEINKILKAQIKSNFFGEIKHAYSFASKQERNVKLSELRKKVLEYVYTNDTDNHDYSEKEIVDAFHDIEKDLVRSNILEGSPRIDGRATDVIRPINVKTGVLPGVHGSALFTRGETQALVVTTLGSDRDAQMVESLDGMERSRYMLHYNFPPYSVGECGMVGMAPKRREIGHANLAKRATQAVFPNQDAYPYVVRIVSEILESNGSSSMATVCGSSLSMMDAGVPIAEPVAGIAMGLIKDGSKYAVLSDILGDEDHLGDMDFKVAGTRYGVTALQMDIKIKGISRDILEQALEQARSGRLHILGIMNEVIKEHKETVSNVAPQIHVMNIKPAKIKDVVGRGGSTVKGIAEKTGAQIDTSDTGEVKIFARDKASLDMAVMMVEEVVAEAEEGQVYKGKIVKILDSGAFVNLFGKQDGYLPFADVEQAGIKTNSLSEGQPLEVVVQAVDRMGRVKVGIVKR is encoded by the coding sequence GTGAAAATATACAAAGAAGTTTTTGAATTAGGGGATAAAGAGATAACTATCGAAACTGGCGGCATGGCTCGTCAAGCTGATGGTTCTGTTACAGTAAGCTGTGGTAGCAATGTGGTTTTAGTAACTACAGTTGTTAAGAAATCAGTAGCACCTGGACAAGATTTTTTTCCTCTTTCAGTACATTATTTAGAAAAAACATATGCTGCAGGTAAAATTCCTGGTGGGTTTTTAAGAAGAGAAGGTAGACCTTCAGAAGAGCAGATTCTTATATCTCGCCTTATAGATAGATCTATTAGACCATCTTTCCCGGATGGTTTTTTTAATGAAATCCAAATAGTAGCGACTGTAATTTCTTATGATGGTAGTTTTTCACCAGATATGTTAGCTCTAATAGGTGCGTCAGCTTCTCTAGCGCTTACTGGTGCTCCTTATGAGGATATAATTGCTGGTGTAAGAGTAGGTTTTGTGAATGGAAAATACACGCTTAATCCAAATAAAGAAGATTTAAAAGAATCAGCTTTAGATTTAGTGGTTTCTGGTACTGATGATGCTATATTGATGGTAGAGTCAGAAGCTAAAAGCTTACCTGAGTCAGTTATGCTTGGTGGTATCTTATATGCACATAAGCATTTAAAGACTATTATTTCGTCTATAACTAAACTTGCAAAAGTAGCTGCAAAACCAGCTATGGAGTATACTGTTTATGAGATTAATAAGATTCTTAAGGCTCAAATTAAGTCAAATTTCTTTGGTGAAATAAAACATGCTTATTCATTTGCATCTAAACAAGAAAGAAATGTGAAGCTTTCTGAATTAAGAAAGAAAGTATTAGAGTATGTTTATACAAATGATACTGACAATCACGACTATTCAGAAAAAGAAATAGTTGATGCTTTCCATGATATAGAAAAAGACCTTGTAAGATCAAATATACTTGAAGGTAGTCCAAGAATCGATGGTAGAGCTACAGATGTAATTCGTCCAATCAATGTTAAAACTGGCGTATTACCGGGTGTTCATGGTTCGGCATTATTTACACGTGGTGAAACTCAAGCATTAGTTGTAACGACACTAGGTAGTGATCGTGATGCACAGATGGTTGAGAGCCTAGATGGTATGGAAAGATCTCGTTACATGCTTCACTATAACTTCCCTCCCTATTCTGTAGGTGAGTGCGGTATGGTTGGTATGGCACCTAAGCGCCGTGAGATTGGTCATGCTAATCTTGCAAAACGAGCAACTCAAGCAGTATTTCCAAATCAAGATGCATACCCTTATGTAGTGAGAATAGTTTCTGAGATTTTAGAATCAAATGGTTCAAGCTCAATGGCTACAGTTTGTGGTTCATCTTTATCTATGATGGATGCAGGTGTACCTATCGCTGAGCCAGTAGCAGGTATTGCTATGGGTCTTATCAAAGATGGCTCTAAATATGCGGTGCTTTCTGACATCTTAGGTGATGAAGATCATCTTGGAGATATGGACTTTAAAGTTGCTGGTACTAGATATGGTGTTACAGCACTTCAAATGGATATCAAAATCAAAGGTATTTCTCGTGATATTCTTGAGCAAGCTTTAGAGCAGGCTCGTAGTGGTAGATTACATATACTTGGTATTATGAATGAAGTAATTAAAGAACATAAAGAAACTGTTTCTAATGTTGCTCCTCAAATTCATGTTATGAACATCAAACCAGCTAAGATTAAAGATGTTGTTGGTCGTGGTGGTTCTACTGTAAAAGGTATTGCAGAAAAAACTGGTGCGCAAATAGATACAAGCGACACTGGTGAAGTTAAAATCTTTGCAAGAGATAAGGCTTCTTTAGATATGGCTGTTATGATGGTTGAAGAAGTTGTAGCTGAAGCTGAAGAAGGACAAGTTTATAAAGGTAAAATAGTTAAGATACTTGACTCAGGTGCTTTTGTGAATTTGTTTGGTAA
- the rpsO gene encoding 30S ribosomal protein S15 has translation MLTTQDKQNIVKEHQQSEGDTGSPEVQVALLTARINDLQGHFASHKKDNHSRRGLLKMVSQRRKLLDYLHGKDVERYRSLIKKLNLRR, from the coding sequence ATGTTAACAACTCAAGATAAACAAAATATCGTAAAAGAACACCAACAATCAGAGGGTGATACTGGTTCACCAGAAGTGCAAGTTGCTCTTTTAACTGCAAGAATTAATGATCTTCAAGGTCACTTTGCTTCTCATAAAAAAGATAATCATTCAAGAAGAGGTCTTTTAAAAATGGTGAGTCAACGCCGTAAATTACTAGATTATCTTCATGGTAAAGATGTAGAAAGATACCGTAGCCTAATCAAAAAGTTAAATCTACGTAGATAA